One window of the Chitinophaga niabensis genome contains the following:
- a CDS encoding SdpI family protein, protein MKHPDYVKELLLLLLVFVPMVYLGVIWNSLPEIIPTNYNLNGVPDRVGDKQEFLLLMIFLFFTNGLLYFLFRYIPKPDEKEEPAIETANHIKAYYRIRFRIHIYLAVFTTIIIYLVSVGRGIFLEKWVFIGVGLLISMIGLVLRNLKPNNFVGVRTPWTMQSDEIWLKVHAFAGKLWLYAGIVIVIAGMFLTVVSGVFMFIFAAMALAALPYIYSYRLFYVTHG, encoded by the coding sequence ATGAAACATCCGGATTACGTTAAAGAACTACTGCTGTTACTGCTTGTATTTGTGCCCATGGTTTATCTGGGCGTTATCTGGAACAGCCTCCCGGAGATCATTCCCACCAATTATAATCTGAACGGCGTGCCTGACAGGGTAGGGGATAAGCAGGAATTTCTGCTGCTGATGATCTTTCTTTTTTTCACAAACGGCCTGCTGTATTTTCTGTTCCGGTATATCCCCAAACCGGACGAAAAGGAAGAGCCGGCTATTGAAACGGCCAACCACATAAAGGCGTACTATCGTATCCGTTTCAGGATCCATATTTACCTGGCGGTATTCACTACCATTATTATATACCTGGTGAGCGTGGGCCGGGGAATATTCCTGGAAAAATGGGTATTTATCGGGGTGGGATTACTGATCTCGATGATCGGTTTAGTACTGCGGAACCTGAAGCCCAATAACTTTGTGGGGGTCCGAACACCCTGGACCATGCAAAGTGATGAGATCTGGCTGAAAGTACATGCTTTTGCGGGCAAATTGTGGCTGTATGCGGGGATCGTGATCGTTATAGCCGGGATGTTCCTGACAGTGGTGAGCGGCGTGTTCATGTTTATTTTTGCCGCCATGGCTTTGGCTGCATTGCCTTATATCTATTCATACCGACTTTTCTATGTTACACATGGGTAA
- the dinB gene encoding DNA polymerase IV: protein MLLDGQRTIAHIDMDCFFVSVECLKDRSLKGKPVLVGGRGDRAVVAACSYEARTFGIHSAMPMKMALRLCPHAIIRGGDMEEYSNFSRHVTDIIAGNAPLYEKSSIDEFYLDISGMDKYFGSLKWASELRQKIMRETKLPISLGLASNKMVSKVATNEAKPSGQLSIPFGQEKIFLAPMPIDKIPMVGKETAAQLRRRGVETVKTLSEIPIGLLEAWLGKNGISLWNKANGIDETPVVPFHEQKSISTESTFSTDTIDMDFIHSELVRMTEKVAFELRQQNRLAGCVTVKIRYSDFETVTKQMSIAYTASDHVLLEKVKELFSKLYDRRLLIRLIGVRFSHMVSGNYQISLFEDTHEMISLYQAIDSIKSQYGWQLLMRGSSSGGRFEEELQPYQKKETFTMKRRYPK, encoded by the coding sequence ATGCTACTAGATGGACAGAGAACCATAGCTCATATCGACATGGATTGTTTCTTCGTGTCCGTGGAGTGTCTTAAGGATCGCAGTCTGAAAGGAAAACCCGTATTGGTAGGCGGGCGTGGAGACAGAGCTGTAGTAGCCGCCTGTAGTTATGAAGCCCGTACTTTTGGGATCCATTCCGCCATGCCCATGAAAATGGCCCTCCGCCTATGCCCTCATGCTATCATCCGCGGCGGGGATATGGAAGAATACAGCAATTTCTCCCGTCATGTTACCGATATTATTGCAGGTAATGCCCCATTATATGAGAAATCGTCCATTGATGAATTTTACCTGGATATCAGCGGCATGGATAAATATTTTGGTTCGCTGAAATGGGCAAGTGAATTGCGGCAAAAGATCATGCGCGAAACCAAACTGCCTATTTCATTGGGGCTTGCTTCCAACAAAATGGTGTCGAAAGTCGCCACAAATGAAGCCAAACCAAGTGGTCAGTTATCCATCCCTTTCGGGCAGGAAAAAATATTCCTGGCACCGATGCCTATTGACAAGATACCCATGGTAGGAAAAGAAACCGCGGCACAATTAAGGCGCCGCGGAGTGGAAACAGTGAAAACACTCAGTGAGATCCCCATTGGTTTACTGGAAGCCTGGTTGGGTAAAAACGGTATTTCCCTTTGGAACAAAGCCAACGGTATTGATGAAACTCCGGTGGTCCCTTTCCACGAACAAAAATCTATTTCTACGGAAAGTACTTTCTCTACGGATACTATCGATATGGATTTTATTCATAGTGAACTGGTGCGCATGACGGAAAAAGTGGCATTTGAACTCCGCCAGCAGAACAGGTTAGCAGGTTGTGTGACAGTTAAGATCCGGTACTCGGATTTTGAAACCGTTACCAAACAAATGAGTATTGCCTATACCGCCAGCGATCATGTATTGCTGGAAAAAGTAAAAGAACTCTTCTCTAAACTGTACGACCGCCGTTTGCTGATCCGGCTGATAGGCGTGCGTTTCAGCCATATGGTGTCCGGTAATTACCAGATCAGTCTTTTTGAAGACACGCATGAAATGATCTCTTTATACCAGGCGATCGATAGTATCAAAAGTCAGTATGGCTGGCAATTGCTGATGCGTGGCAGTAGCAGTGGCGGCAGGTTTGAAGAGGAGCTACAGCCTTATCAGAAGAAAGAAACATTCACCATGAAACGCCGTTACCCCAAATAG